In one window of Peribacillus sp. FSL H8-0477 DNA:
- a CDS encoding site-specific integrase: protein MGITSPKIRNVQPIRRLDQIEKMKKALLKYCSYRDYMMFSIGINIGLRIGDLLQLRVNDILDGTHIVIIEQKTEKTKRFLVNPQLRKEVRRYTKHAKLSASDYLFPSRKGAGPITRVQAYRILNKAAEMAGVQDVGTHTLRKTFGYLHYQKFKDLALLQQILNHSNPKDTMIYIGLTQDLMDETLMDFYF, encoded by the coding sequence ATGGGGATAACGTCGCCTAAAATAAGAAATGTCCAGCCGATTCGCAGACTGGATCAAATAGAAAAAATGAAAAAAGCATTATTGAAATATTGTAGTTATCGAGATTACATGATGTTCTCTATCGGAATTAATATTGGGTTACGGATAGGGGATCTTTTGCAGCTTCGCGTAAACGATATACTGGATGGAACACATATTGTCATTATTGAGCAAAAGACGGAAAAGACGAAAAGGTTCCTCGTAAATCCACAATTGCGAAAAGAAGTCCGCAGATATACGAAACATGCTAAGCTTTCCGCTTCTGACTATTTATTTCCAAGCAGAAAGGGAGCAGGGCCTATAACAAGGGTGCAAGCTTATCGGATTTTGAATAAAGCCGCTGAAATGGCAGGTGTTCAAGATGTAGGCACACATACATTAAGAAAAACCTTTGGCTACCTTCATTATCAAAAATTTAAGGATTTAGCCCTGTTACAGCAAATTTTGAATCACTCAAATCCAAAAGATACAATGATTTACATAGGCTTAACACAAGATTTAATGGATGAAACGCTGATGGATTTCTATTTTTAA
- a CDS encoding branched-chain amino acid aminotransferase yields the protein MLRNQMIDYVKKEQTINSLDVYKEEKDYIEKNQLVENDVQLKEKDAASRFSDAYIERSDKETEELLAEESNDFLNQPLDYLKTHKNEFIYLESKWFELINVETISLEVDDVFGTYDVMLGLKLQKKFGPVIKTYVNSALNGESVKYNLLFSGDEGVWNFNFPLNHVEGFHEDLSIGEAFQLIYSFLFTLAEAVEEGK from the coding sequence ATGTTGCGTAACCAAATGATAGACTATGTAAAGAAAGAACAAACGATCAATAGCCTTGACGTCTATAAAGAAGAAAAAGACTATATAGAAAAAAACCAACTAGTAGAGAATGACGTTCAATTGAAGGAAAAAGATGCAGCATCACGATTCTCTGATGCTTATATTGAGCGAAGTGATAAAGAAACAGAGGAGTTATTAGCGGAAGAAAGTAATGACTTTCTCAACCAGCCCCTTGATTATTTAAAAACACATAAAAATGAGTTTATCTATTTAGAATCAAAATGGTTTGAGCTAATTAACGTGGAGACCATTTCTTTAGAAGTCGATGATGTTTTTGGAACATATGACGTCATGCTTGGATTAAAACTGCAAAAGAAATTCGGCCCTGTTATTAAAACGTATGTAAATAGTGCACTTAATGGTGAATCTGTGAAATATAATTTACTGTTCAGTGGTGACGAAGGCGTTTGGAATTTCAATTTCCCACTCAACCATGTAGAAGGTTTTCATGAAGATCTATCGATCGGCGAAGCCTTTCAATTAATTTACTCGTTCTTATTCACACTTGCTGAAGCGGTCGAGGAAGGTAAGTAA
- a CDS encoding YebC/PmpR family DNA-binding transcriptional regulator: protein MGRKWNNIKEKKASKDANTSRIYAKFGREIYVVAKQGEPDPESNQALRVVLERAKTYNVPRVIIDRAIEKAKGGSEENYDELRYEGFGPNGSMVIVDALTNNVNRTASDVRAAFGKNGGNMGVSGSVAYMFDATAVIGIEGKSADDVLELLMEADVDVRDIIEEDESVIVYAEPDQFHTVQQAFKDAGITEFTVAELTMVAQNDLALSEDAQEQFEKMIEALEDLEDVQQVYHNVELGE from the coding sequence ATGGGTCGTAAGTGGAACAATATTAAAGAGAAAAAAGCTTCGAAGGATGCAAATACAAGTCGTATTTATGCAAAATTCGGACGGGAAATTTATGTGGTAGCAAAGCAAGGTGAACCTGATCCAGAATCAAATCAAGCTTTACGTGTCGTTCTTGAACGGGCAAAGACGTATAATGTCCCAAGAGTCATTATTGACCGTGCGATCGAAAAAGCAAAAGGCGGTTCAGAAGAAAATTATGATGAGCTGCGTTACGAAGGTTTCGGGCCGAATGGTTCTATGGTCATTGTTGATGCGTTGACTAATAACGTTAATCGTACAGCATCAGATGTTCGTGCGGCATTTGGTAAAAATGGCGGCAACATGGGTGTAAGCGGCTCGGTTGCTTATATGTTTGATGCTACTGCCGTAATTGGTATTGAAGGAAAATCTGCAGATGATGTTCTTGAGCTATTAATGGAAGCGGATGTTGATGTTCGCGATATCATTGAAGAAGACGAAAGCGTCATTGTTTATGCTGAACCTGATCAATTCCATACTGTCCAACAGGCATTCAAGGATGCAGGTATTACTGAGTTTACGGTTGCTGAATTAACAATGGTTGCCCAAAATGATTTAGCTCTCTCAGAAGACGCACAAGAACAATTCGAAAAAATGATTGAAGCCTTAGAAGATTTAGAAGATGTACAGCAAGTCTACCACAACGTGGAGCTAGGCGAATAA
- a CDS encoding Gfo/Idh/MocA family protein produces the protein MTLTKWGIMGTGWIAEKFAADLKQVKTAELTAVGSRTSESAQKFAAEHAIPRSYGSYQELVLDADVDVIYVATPHPFHKENVLTSLRAGKAVLCEKPFTVHSAELVELIQYARENKLFLMEAMWTRFLPSIQKVRQWLAEGQIGEVQLLKADFGFRTDWDPTNRLLNPNLGGGALLDAGIYPISFASMVLGTSPDKITSTAHIGSTGVDEQFSVLLSYPNGKTASLNGAVRLNLNNDAYIYGTEGSIYIPNFLMAKTASLFRDNQVVETFTDDRSTDGYSFEAEEVSRCIQEGMTESLIMPLDESLGIMKIIDEIRKQWELRYPFE, from the coding sequence ATGACTCTAACAAAATGGGGCATTATGGGTACGGGTTGGATTGCAGAAAAATTTGCGGCTGATTTAAAACAGGTGAAAACGGCGGAGTTAACGGCTGTTGGTTCGAGAACAAGTGAAAGTGCTCAAAAATTTGCAGCGGAACATGCTATTCCACGAAGTTATGGAAGTTATCAAGAATTGGTTCTTGATGCGGATGTTGATGTCATTTATGTTGCCACACCACATCCTTTTCATAAAGAAAATGTGTTAACTAGTTTACGTGCGGGGAAAGCGGTACTGTGCGAAAAACCGTTTACTGTTCACTCTGCAGAACTAGTGGAATTAATCCAGTATGCCAGGGAGAATAAACTCTTTCTTATGGAAGCGATGTGGACGCGCTTTTTACCGTCTATCCAAAAGGTTAGACAATGGCTTGCGGAAGGACAAATCGGTGAAGTTCAACTGTTAAAAGCAGATTTTGGTTTTCGTACAGATTGGGATCCGACCAATCGACTGCTTAATCCTAACTTAGGAGGCGGGGCGCTTTTGGATGCTGGGATTTATCCTATTTCGTTTGCTTCTATGGTCCTTGGCACCAGCCCCGATAAGATAACTAGTACAGCCCACATTGGCTCAACAGGTGTTGATGAGCAATTCTCCGTCTTGCTGTCGTATCCTAATGGAAAAACAGCCTCTCTTAACGGAGCGGTACGTCTAAATCTTAACAATGATGCTTATATCTATGGAACAGAAGGCTCGATTTACATTCCTAATTTTTTGATGGCAAAAACAGCCTCATTATTCCGAGACAATCAGGTAGTCGAAACATTTACAGATGATCGCAGTACAGATGGTTATTCGTTCGAGGCCGAAGAAGTCAGCAGATGTATACAGGAAGGAATGACAGAAAGTCTGATCATGCCGCTTGATGAATCACTGGGCATCATGAAAATCATCGATGAAATTCGTAAGCAATGGGAGCTTCGTTATCCATTCGAGTGA
- a CDS encoding GNAT family N-acetyltransferase codes for MHIRPTKNYEIIAKLNRHVHSLHAALYPKHFKKYNYPEVRETFKYLIDNDQFIFLLLEDHKKAIGYVWIEIIFYPENAFRKSYESIYVHQIGLRADQKKKGYGTLLMDEVYTIAKKHDIELIELDYWFENTDAKEFYKKHQFSNCREFVYKQL; via the coding sequence ATGCACATTAGGCCAACGAAGAATTATGAAATCATTGCAAAACTAAATCGACATGTTCACTCCTTGCATGCCGCACTTTATCCTAAGCACTTTAAAAAATATAACTATCCAGAAGTTAGAGAAACCTTTAAATATTTAATAGACAATGATCAGTTTATTTTTCTTCTATTAGAGGATCACAAAAAAGCAATTGGCTACGTATGGATAGAAATTATCTTTTATCCAGAAAATGCGTTTAGAAAGAGTTACGAGTCGATTTATGTACATCAGATAGGGCTAAGAGCGGATCAAAAGAAAAAGGGGTATGGAACACTTCTTATGGATGAGGTATACACGATTGCAAAGAAGCATGATATTGAGTTAATTGAATTAGATTACTGGTTTGAAAATACTGATGCTAAAGAGTTTTATAAAAAGCATCAGTTTAGCAATTGCAGAGAGTTTGTGTATAAGCAATTGTAA
- a CDS encoding ArsR/SmtB family transcription factor, with product MKNLEMQQFKSDFFKALAHPLRIRILELLAESDKNVNEIQTLVGSEGSAVSQQLTVLRAKNIVTGTKEGNRVIYSLRDPMIIELLAVAKQIFNNHLVDTITMLDKFKTPDPQTNDKE from the coding sequence ATGAAAAATCTTGAAATGCAGCAGTTTAAATCCGACTTCTTTAAAGCACTTGCCCATCCTCTTCGGATTAGAATTCTTGAATTATTAGCTGAAAGCGATAAAAACGTTAATGAAATTCAAACCCTTGTAGGCAGTGAGGGATCTGCTGTCTCTCAGCAATTGACTGTATTACGGGCCAAGAATATTGTTACAGGAACAAAAGAAGGAAACCGTGTTATCTATTCTTTAAGAGATCCAATGATTATAGAACTATTAGCTGTTGCCAAGCAAATTTTTAATAATCATCTCGTCGATACAATCACTATGCTCGATAAATTCAAGACCCCGGATCCACAGACTAACGATAAAGAATAA
- a CDS encoding HEAT repeat domain-containing protein: MTILTNKQTIGLPENYEELKKAAGRKSDWRERLDAVEELGQSKNTQTIDILVRLMNDDAVYKVQEAAYRQLKRLGLTDGLKAPTRKQGDLIKGTSKTLLRIKKSLPKDHTYNDFKEKLKNMRLDIYDTYEGEKGADFDKWLESTWESLNKK, translated from the coding sequence ATGACTATTTTGACTAACAAACAAACAATTGGACTACCTGAAAATTATGAAGAACTAAAAAAAGCGGCCGGCAGAAAATCTGATTGGCGTGAGCGATTAGATGCGGTTGAAGAACTAGGACAGTCTAAAAATACACAAACAATTGATATTTTAGTACGCCTTATGAACGATGACGCTGTGTATAAAGTTCAAGAAGCTGCTTACCGTCAACTAAAGAGATTAGGTTTAACGGATGGCCTTAAAGCACCAACACGCAAACAAGGAGATCTAATTAAAGGCACGTCAAAAACGTTGTTAAGAATTAAAAAAAGCTTACCTAAAGATCATACGTATAATGATTTTAAAGAGAAATTAAAGAATATGCGGTTAGATATCTATGATACGTACGAGGGTGAAAAGGGAGCAGATTTTGATAAATGGCTTGAAAGCACATGGGAGTCATTAAATAAAAAGTAA
- a CDS encoding iron-containing alcohol dehydrogenase, producing the protein MKVTSYYEYYQHTIIKSGSGTRILLPDVIKQLGGTRPVLYSDKGLTNAGITQSIIDLFERVPGIQLAGVFDNIEQDAKSSYINEAISFYKERNGDCLIALGGGSVMDTVKGVKWAIHHKVSDISLAVMGTLAEGRDSQPFATPHVAIPTTAGTGSEVSPGAVILNERLGVKCNIFNPYISADYAILDPDLTLGLPPKITAFTGMDALTHGIEGYFSNKSNAMTDALALQSIRLVIDNLKTAVHEGKNLAARSNMLQASSMAILSFCLAVDAVPVHNLAHSFGAKYNIPHGLANAVLLPNVMTHLPELYLNKIQGLAEALRVDDASPDSETCLKQCIEKIISLREDINLPEDFTEYSIDPEDIPGLIPLVQADPIAMLYKVREDVITKVSKEVIIGTKVKVI; encoded by the coding sequence ATGAAAGTAACATCTTATTATGAATATTACCAACATACAATTATAAAAAGTGGTTCAGGTACTCGTATTTTACTTCCGGATGTTATTAAACAGTTAGGAGGCACACGACCTGTTCTTTATTCAGACAAAGGGTTAACAAATGCCGGCATTACACAATCAATAATTGATTTATTCGAAAGAGTACCAGGTATTCAACTAGCAGGCGTGTTTGATAATATCGAACAAGATGCAAAATCCAGCTATATTAATGAGGCCATTTCTTTTTACAAAGAAAGAAATGGCGATTGCCTGATTGCATTAGGCGGTGGAAGTGTAATGGATACCGTAAAAGGCGTTAAATGGGCCATCCATCATAAGGTGAGTGATATCAGTCTTGCTGTGATGGGGACGCTAGCAGAAGGTCGAGATTCACAGCCATTTGCTACACCGCATGTTGCAATCCCAACTACTGCGGGTACGGGTTCAGAGGTTTCTCCAGGTGCAGTTATTCTTAATGAACGATTAGGGGTTAAATGTAATATTTTTAATCCATATATTAGTGCCGACTATGCAATATTGGACCCGGATTTAACACTTGGTCTGCCGCCGAAAATTACTGCCTTCACCGGGATGGACGCCCTCACACATGGGATTGAAGGATATTTTTCAAATAAATCAAATGCCATGACAGATGCTTTGGCCCTTCAATCAATTAGATTGGTCATAGATAACCTCAAAACGGCCGTTCATGAAGGGAAAAACCTAGCAGCCCGTTCGAATATGCTGCAAGCAAGTTCTATGGCGATTTTAAGTTTTTGCCTGGCAGTTGATGCGGTACCGGTGCATAATCTTGCTCATAGTTTTGGGGCAAAGTATAATATTCCGCACGGACTGGCCAATGCCGTGTTATTACCGAATGTTATGACGCATCTCCCAGAACTCTATCTGAATAAGATTCAAGGGTTAGCAGAGGCTTTACGTGTCGATGATGCGTCACCTGATTCAGAAACGTGTCTAAAACAGTGTATTGAGAAAATCATCTCACTCAGAGAAGATATTAACCTGCCGGAAGATTTCACTGAATATTCTATTGACCCCGAAGATATCCCAGGGTTAATTCCATTAGTTCAAGCGGATCCAATTGCCATGCTTTATAAAGTACGTGAAGATGTTATTACGAAAGTATCAAAAGAGGTCATTATTGGAACGAAGGTAAAAGTGATTTAA
- a CDS encoding NAD(P)/FAD-dependent oxidoreductase, which translates to MKKVIIVGAGILGASTAYQLAKSGAEVMIVDRRDKGQATAAAAGIVCPWVSQRRNQAWYQLAKSGARFYPSLIENLKQDGETNTGYAKVGAISLHTDQQKLKAMEKRALKRKEDAPEIGELLPLTPEQTWKAFPPLNEGYESLFIGGAARVDGRALRDALLRAAQKNGAELHYGDAVLRYEGATVIGVQVDGAEYLSDTVIVCAGAWANSLLKPLGVEMQVSFQKAQIIHLEIPDYDTSKWPVVMPQSDQYLLAFDDQRIVAGATHENTEQLDNRVTAAGLNEVFQKALDTAPGLGDSTFVEARVGFRPYTPGFLPVIGPVPGWEGIIFANGLGASGLTMGPYIGSQLAKLALGQELEIDLDLYPVSGAIKET; encoded by the coding sequence ATGAAAAAAGTTATTATTGTCGGTGCAGGGATCTTAGGCGCTTCTACAGCCTATCAGCTCGCGAAATCCGGCGCTGAAGTAATGATAGTAGACCGAAGAGATAAAGGACAAGCGACAGCTGCTGCTGCCGGTATTGTCTGCCCTTGGGTGTCACAACGCCGTAATCAAGCATGGTACCAGCTTGCCAAGTCAGGAGCTCGGTTTTATCCTAGTCTTATCGAAAATCTAAAACAAGATGGCGAAACAAATACTGGATATGCCAAAGTTGGAGCCATTAGCTTACATACCGATCAACAAAAACTAAAAGCTATGGAAAAACGGGCGCTTAAACGGAAAGAGGATGCACCAGAAATCGGTGAATTACTTCCCTTAACACCAGAACAAACATGGAAGGCCTTTCCACCATTGAATGAAGGATACGAGTCCTTATTTATTGGCGGAGCTGCCCGAGTTGACGGACGGGCCTTACGAGACGCACTCCTGCGCGCTGCACAAAAAAACGGTGCTGAGCTTCATTATGGAGATGCAGTGCTGCGTTATGAAGGGGCAACAGTCATTGGTGTTCAGGTTGACGGAGCAGAATACCTATCTGATACTGTTATCGTCTGTGCCGGCGCCTGGGCCAACTCATTGCTTAAGCCGCTTGGGGTCGAGATGCAAGTATCTTTTCAAAAAGCACAAATTATCCACTTGGAAATTCCTGATTATGATACAAGTAAGTGGCCTGTCGTTATGCCTCAAAGTGATCAATACCTGCTTGCTTTTGACGATCAACGAATTGTGGCTGGAGCCACACATGAAAATACAGAACAACTCGATAATCGAGTCACGGCCGCTGGTCTTAATGAGGTATTCCAGAAGGCTTTAGATACAGCTCCCGGATTAGGGGACAGTACCTTCGTAGAGGCTAGGGTCGGTTTCCGCCCTTATACACCAGGTTTTCTCCCAGTTATTGGTCCAGTACCAGGCTGGGAAGGAATCATTTTTGCTAATGGTCTCGGAGCTTCTGGACTTACAATGGGACCTTATATTGGTTCACAACTAGCAAAACTTGCCCTCGGTCAGGAACTAGAAATTGATCTAGATTTGTATCCTGTAAGCGGAGCTATAAAAGAAACCTAA
- a CDS encoding SulP family inorganic anion transporter yields the protein MHRKWGFTGRYRDYSLKNLQKDLLAGLTVGVIAIPLGMAFAIASGVKPEYGIYTTIIAGILIALFGGSKYQIGGPTGAFVPILFGIVMSYGYENLLIAGFLAGFILLFMGMFKLGSLIKFIPKPVTVGFTSGIAVTIFEGQITNFLGLTGIKHQETFIENVQELAMHLDTVNVYSSLTAVICLITILYTQKKFPKIPGPLIGLTVSTVIASLFFSDQVATIGSAYGEIPNTLPHFHIPDITFARIEQMIAPAFVIAMLGSIESLLSAVVADGMTKSKHNSNRELIGQGIANIITPLFGGIPATGAIARTATNIKNGAVSPFSGIIHGVIVLLILVVFAPLASTIPLASMAPILMVVAWNMSERKVFFQLVRLRNADALVLIVTFLLTIFMDLTVAVEVGLLLALLLFVKRMSESLITVKALPNPNHKGNKVETQMVTDIHDCPQINIYNIEGPLFFGAAQTFEQTIMNTINLTPEVLILRMNKVPFIDTTGESYLSTIVHDFSRHGMVLIVGITQQPKNLLTKTGLTDFLGENHFFEHTGDAITFALQQVNENKCLGCKHFAFRECTALSNPIQK from the coding sequence ATGCACCGAAAATGGGGATTTACCGGAAGATATCGTGACTATTCACTTAAAAATCTTCAAAAGGATTTATTAGCTGGGCTTACGGTAGGTGTCATTGCCATACCGCTTGGAATGGCCTTCGCTATCGCCTCTGGTGTCAAACCAGAGTATGGCATTTATACAACGATTATTGCGGGAATATTAATCGCACTCTTCGGTGGTTCGAAGTATCAAATTGGTGGACCAACGGGGGCGTTTGTTCCGATTTTATTTGGAATCGTTATGTCCTATGGGTATGAAAATCTATTGATTGCAGGTTTTCTCGCCGGATTTATTCTTTTATTTATGGGTATGTTTAAGTTAGGTTCATTAATTAAATTCATACCTAAGCCCGTAACCGTTGGGTTTACATCAGGAATCGCTGTGACTATTTTTGAAGGACAGATTACAAATTTTTTAGGACTAACCGGGATTAAACATCAAGAAACGTTTATAGAAAATGTTCAAGAACTAGCCATGCATCTTGATACAGTCAATGTATACAGTTCGTTGACCGCAGTTATTTGTCTCATAACGATTCTTTATACACAAAAGAAATTTCCGAAAATTCCTGGACCACTGATTGGACTCACGGTCTCTACTGTGATCGCCTCTTTATTTTTCTCAGACCAGGTAGCCACAATTGGTTCCGCGTATGGTGAAATACCGAATACTCTCCCCCATTTTCATATTCCAGACATTACGTTTGCACGGATCGAACAAATGATTGCTCCAGCATTTGTTATTGCTATGCTTGGAAGTATTGAATCACTGTTATCAGCAGTGGTTGCTGATGGAATGACGAAGAGTAAACATAATAGTAACCGTGAATTAATCGGCCAAGGCATTGCCAACATTATCACGCCATTGTTTGGCGGCATACCTGCAACTGGTGCAATTGCAAGAACGGCAACAAATATCAAAAACGGCGCTGTTTCTCCATTCTCAGGTATTATTCATGGGGTTATTGTATTACTGATTTTAGTAGTGTTCGCTCCATTAGCCTCAACTATTCCTTTAGCTAGTATGGCTCCCATATTGATGGTCGTCGCGTGGAATATGAGTGAAAGAAAAGTATTTTTTCAGTTAGTAAGATTAAGAAATGCCGATGCACTCGTTTTAATCGTGACGTTTTTATTAACGATTTTTATGGATCTTACCGTTGCCGTAGAAGTCGGATTATTGCTCGCTCTGCTTTTATTTGTAAAAAGGATGAGTGAATCATTGATTACAGTTAAAGCTTTACCTAATCCAAACCATAAGGGAAATAAGGTAGAAACTCAAATGGTGACAGATATACATGACTGTCCGCAAATTAACATCTATAATATAGAGGGTCCTTTATTTTTTGGCGCAGCGCAAACCTTTGAGCAGACAATCATGAATACCATAAACCTAACACCTGAAGTATTAATTTTAAGAATGAATAAGGTTCCTTTTATTGATACTACTGGTGAATCTTATCTATCAACGATCGTACATGATTTTTCTAGACATGGAATGGTGTTAATTGTGGGTATTACCCAACAGCCTAAAAACTTACTTACTAAAACTGGTTTGACTGATTTTTTAGGAGAAAACCACTTCTTTGAACATACTGGAGATGCTATTACTTTTGCTCTTCAACAAGTAAATGAAAATAAATGCTTAGGTTGCAAGCACTTTGCATTTAGGGAATGTACGGCACTTTCAAATCCAATTCAGAAATAA
- a CDS encoding energy-coupling factor ABC transporter ATP-binding protein has product MTSIAVQSLSFYYKKEAPILTDITLTFDQRTTAIIGQNGAGKTTLVKLLKGLLKPVSGDVLINDQNTRAVSVSKLAGHIGLVFQNPNDQIFKSKVMDEVMFGPLNVGQPKEEALTNSMNALQMVGMEDKKDDHPYDLSLSERKLISIASIVAMNTDIVIFDEPTIAQDHAGKEIIKRIIHDLQKKGKWVITIIHDMDFVAEAFERTIVLAKGKVLLDGATREIFLQKEVLVQAGLNLPHVTQLGYLIEKNKTFLTIDEFTEDSRF; this is encoded by the coding sequence ATGACATCCATTGCCGTCCAATCACTTTCTTTTTATTATAAAAAAGAAGCTCCTATCTTAACTGACATAACGCTTACCTTTGATCAGCGGACTACAGCCATTATTGGTCAAAATGGAGCGGGTAAAACAACCCTAGTTAAATTGTTGAAAGGTCTATTGAAGCCGGTATCAGGGGATGTGTTGATTAATGACCAGAATACACGAGCTGTTTCGGTATCTAAATTAGCAGGCCATATCGGACTTGTTTTTCAGAATCCAAATGACCAGATTTTTAAAAGTAAGGTAATGGACGAGGTGATGTTTGGACCTCTGAATGTTGGACAACCAAAGGAAGAAGCGTTAACTAATAGTATGAATGCATTACAAATGGTTGGAATGGAGGATAAAAAAGACGATCACCCCTATGATCTTAGTTTATCCGAACGAAAGTTAATCAGTATCGCGTCAATCGTTGCTATGAATACAGATATTGTAATTTTTGATGAGCCGACCATTGCACAGGATCACGCTGGTAAAGAAATAATCAAACGAATCATCCACGACCTTCAAAAAAAAGGAAAGTGGGTTATTACGATTATCCATGATATGGATTTCGTTGCTGAGGCATTTGAACGTACGATTGTATTGGCTAAAGGGAAAGTATTGCTAGATGGTGCCACCCGCGAAATCTTTTTACAAAAAGAAGTTTTAGTACAAGCTGGTTTAAATCTTCCTCATGTTACCCAACTAGGTTATTTAATAGAAAAAAACAAAACCTTTCTGACAATAGATGAATTTACTGAAGATTCTAGGTTTTAA
- a CDS encoding aldehyde dehydrogenase family protein has translation MTVETKVTEFANYINGEWVPASNGETFDIVNPANGQIAAKAAKSSLVEVEQAVKSARETFESGVWSNKSVAERSQVLLRFAAKIQEHANEIIYLEGISSGGTIRKLAGADIMQLAMTLKDTADYALKYEFVEPLPVVDYVGASRSEIVREPLGVVAAITPWNFPLILAMWKIAPALAMGNSIIVKPATNTPLGTLKLAELAIEAGVPPGVFNVITGPGGVVGEALVTHPQVDKVAFTGSTEVGKKIMSLAAGTIKKVTLELGGKSPSIVLPDVDFETAIPGILFGVFFHSGQVCESGTRLLVHDSIYEEVVEKLAAASSKIKLGNPMDPATGMGPVVSKHQMETVLSYIESGLDEGARLVCGGKRASGENLDEGYFIEPTIFADVTNDMKIAQEEIFGPVLSVIKYSTEEEAIAIANDTVYGLAAGVWSKDITKANQIAGKLKAGTVWINDWHAFRNDAPFGGYKQSGTGRELGKRMFDEYTETKHIHTSLASEIGQRKSFGLIF, from the coding sequence ATGACTGTTGAAACGAAAGTAACCGAATTTGCAAATTATATTAATGGAGAATGGGTGCCTGCTTCGAATGGGGAGACCTTTGACATTGTGAATCCTGCCAATGGTCAGATTGCCGCGAAAGCTGCTAAATCCTCGCTAGTAGAGGTTGAGCAAGCCGTAAAATCTGCACGTGAAACATTTGAATCAGGGGTTTGGTCGAATAAGTCTGTTGCCGAACGTTCACAAGTCTTATTGCGTTTTGCTGCCAAAATACAGGAACATGCAAATGAAATTATCTATTTAGAAGGCATAAGTTCTGGAGGGACGATAAGAAAGCTCGCAGGAGCAGATATCATGCAGCTTGCTATGACACTTAAAGATACAGCTGATTACGCTTTGAAATATGAATTTGTTGAGCCTTTACCAGTTGTCGATTATGTAGGGGCCAGCAGAAGTGAGATTGTTCGAGAGCCGCTGGGTGTTGTCGCCGCTATCACGCCGTGGAATTTCCCGCTGATTTTAGCAATGTGGAAAATTGCTCCTGCTTTAGCAATGGGTAATTCAATTATTGTGAAGCCTGCCACCAATACACCGCTTGGAACGTTGAAGTTGGCTGAACTAGCAATAGAAGCGGGTGTGCCGCCTGGTGTGTTCAATGTTATAACAGGACCCGGCGGAGTGGTTGGAGAGGCATTAGTTACGCATCCGCAAGTAGATAAAGTGGCTTTTACCGGTTCAACTGAGGTCGGAAAGAAGATTATGAGCTTAGCAGCTGGAACAATCAAAAAAGTGACCCTCGAGCTAGGAGGTAAGTCTCCATCAATTGTACTTCCGGATGTGGATTTTGAAACAGCGATTCCTGGTATTTTATTCGGTGTCTTCTTCCATTCTGGTCAGGTATGTGAATCTGGAACGCGGCTTCTCGTTCATGATTCCATTTATGAAGAAGTGGTTGAAAAGCTGGCAGCTGCAAGTTCAAAAATTAAGCTTGGCAATCCAATGGACCCTGCCACGGGTATGGGACCTGTCGTATCTAAGCATCAAATGGAAACTGTTTTATCGTATATTGAATCGGGTTTAGATGAAGGTGCACGATTAGTCTGCGGAGGGAAACGAGCTTCTGGAGAGAATCTGGATGAAGGCTATTTTATTGAACCAACGATCTTTGCTGATGTAACGAATGACATGAAAATTGCGCAAGAAGAGATTTTTGGTCCAGTCTTATCCGTCATCAAATACTCTACTGAAGAAGAAGCGATTGCCATTGCCAATGATACTGTTTATGGACTAGCAGCAGGAGTTTGGTCTAAAGACATTACAAAAGCCAATCAAATCGCGGGCAAGTTGAAAGCGGGTACTGTTTGGATTAATGACTGGCATGCTTTCCGAAATGACGCCCCATTTGGCGGTTATAAGCAAAGCGGAACGGGTCGTGAATTAGGGAAAAGAATGTTCGATGAGTATACGGAAACAAAACATATTCATACATCTCTTGCAAGTGAAATAGGTCAACGTAAAAGTTTCGGTTTGATCTTTTAA